The following proteins are co-located in the Triticum aestivum cultivar Chinese Spring chromosome 1A, IWGSC CS RefSeq v2.1, whole genome shotgun sequence genome:
- the LOC123187381 gene encoding poly [ADP-ribose] polymerase 1 isoform X2, with product MAAAPPKAWKAEYAKSGRSSCKSCKSPIAKDALRLGKMVQATQFDGFMPMWNHAKCILNKKNQIKSVDDVEGIDALRWDDQEKIRNYAANSSTTSTATATASSTAAIPDKCAIEVAQSARSSCRRCSVKIAKGTVRVSSKLDGQGWYHVSCFLEMSPTASVEKFPGWETLSHDDRAAIIDVVKKGAASKQTTSKGSKRKIGDIDVRNSKAPNLDGSTSEGAVRSKGKLVVPCEPNSSSADLHQKLKEQSDTLWKLKDELKKHVSTAELRDMLEVNEQDPSGPERDLLERCADGMLFGALGTCPVCNSCLYYYGGHYQCNGHVSEWSKCTYMTTEPVRMKKKWKIPDEIKNDYLTKWFKSQKVKKPERVLPPMSPQKSVGQSPQQSLVGEALDKLRVCIVGQSKDTDEWKQKLKLAGAHFSPRVTKDINCVVSCGGLDNESAEVRKARRQKIPIVREDYLGECIRKNRVLPFDLYKVATTLEESSKGSTVTVKVKGRSAVHEASGLQDTGHILENGKSIYNTTLNISDMTQGVNSYYILQIIEEDDGSECYVFRKWGRVGSEKIGGKKLEEMSKTDAIREFKRLFLEKTGNPWEAWEQKTNFQKQPGRFYPLDIDYGVREAPKRKDMSKMKSSLAPQVLELMMMLFNVETYRAAMMEFEINMAEMPLGKLSKENIQKGFEALTEIQNLLDDTGNQELALRESLIVAASNRFFTLIPSVHPHIIRDKDDLTMKVKMLEALQDIEIASKLVGFDGDNDESLDDKYKKLHCDITPLAHDSEDYKLVEKYLLNTHAPTHKDWSLELEEVYVLDRDGEGNKYSRYKNNLHNKMLLWHGSRLTNFIGILSQGLRIAPPEAPVTGYMFGKGLYFADLVSKSAQYCYVDRKNPTGLMLLSEVALGDMHELKKATPMDKPPRGKHSTKGLGKTVPLESEFVKWRDDVVVPCGKPVPASIRASELLYNEYIVYDTAQVKMQFLLKVKFRHKR from the exons atggcggcggcgcCGCCCAAGGCCTGGAAGGCGGAGTACGCCAAGTCCGGGCGGTCCTCGTGCAAGTCCTGCAAGTCCCCCATTGCCAAGGACGCGCTCCGCCTCGGCAAGATGGTCCAGGCCACCCAGTTCGACGGCTTCATGCCC ATGTGGAACCATGCCAAATGCATCCTCAACAAGAAAAACCAGATAAAATC TGTTGATGATGTTGAAGGAATTGATGCACTTAGGTGGGATGACCAAGAGAAGATAAGAAACTATGCTGCAAATTCCTCGACTACTTCAACTGCAACTGCAACTGCAAGTTCCACAGCTGCTATTCCTGACAAATGTGCTATTGAGGTTGCTCAATCTGCCCGTTCTTCCTGTAGACGGTGCAGTGTAAAGATTGCAAAAGGCACT GTTCGTGTTTCATCTAAACTTGACGGTCAAGGTTGGTATCATGTTAGTTGTTTCTTGGAAATGTCCCCAACTGCAAGTGTTGAGAAATTCCCAGGTTGGGAGACCTTGTCGCACGATGATAGAGCAGCTATTATTGATGTTGTTAAGAAAGGTGCTGCCAGCAAAC AAACAACTTCGAAGGGCTCCAAGCGCAAGATTGGTGACATTGATGTGCGTAACTCCAAAGCTCCGAACTTAGATGGAAGTACATCTGAAGGTGCTGTACGAAGCAAAGGAAAACTTGTTGTACCATGTGAGCCAAATTCTAGTTCTGCTGATCTGCACCAAAAGCTTAAAGAGCAGAGTGACACACTTTGGAAGTTAAAGGATGAACTCAAAAAGCATGTTTCAACTGCTGAGCTGAGGGATATGCTTGAAGTTAATGAGCAAGATCCATCTGGACCAGAGCGGGATCTATTGGAACGATG TGCTGATGGGATGCTGTTTGGAGCGCTGGGCACTTGCCCAGTCTGTAATAGCTGCCTATACTATTATGGTGGTCACTATCAGTGCAATGGCCATGTTTCAGAGTGGTCCAAATGTACCTACATGACAACAGAACCTGTACGCATGAAGAAAAAATGGAAAATTCCCGATGAAATAAAGAATGATTATCTTACAAAG TGGTTCAAGTCTCAAAAGGTTAAGAAACCAGAGCGAGTTCTTcccccaatgtcacctcagaaGTCTGTAGGTCAATCACCTCAGCAGTCTCTCGTCGGTGAAGCATTGGATAAATTGAGAGTTTGTATAGTAGGACAATCTAAAGATACT GATGAGTGGAAGCAGAAGCTTAAACTTGCTGGTGCCCACTTCAGTCCCAGGGTTACCAAAG ATATTAATTGTGTAGTTTCATGTGGCGGGCTTGATAACGAGAGTGCTGAAGTCAGGAAAGCTAG GAGGCAGAAGATACCAATCGTCAGAGAAGATTACCTTGGAGAATGCATTAGAAAAAACAGGGTGCTTCCATTTGATTTATACAAAGTAGCGACTACCTTGGAGGAGTCATCAAAAGGTAGCACGGTCACTGTTAAAGTTAAGGGCCGAAGTGCTGTTCATGAGGCCTCCGGTCTGCAAGATACGGGCCATATTCTGGAAAATGGCAAAAGCATTTACAATACAACCTTAAACATTTCTGACATGACACAAGGTGTTAACAG CTACTATATACTTCAGATCATCGAAGAGGATGATGGGAGTGAATGCTATGTATTTCGAAAGTGGGGACGAGTTGGCAGTGAAAAGATTGGTGGAAAGAAACTGGAGGAGATGTCAAAAACTGACGCAATACGTGAATTTAAAAGATTATTTCTGGAAAAGACTGGAAACCCCTGGGAAGCATGGGAACAAAAAACAAATTTTCAGAAGCAACCTGGGAGATTTTATCCACTTGACATT gATTACGGAGTAAGGGAAGCACCAAAACGGAAAGACATGAGCAAAATGAAAAGTTCACTTGCACCTCAGGTGCTGGAACTCATGATGATGCTTTTCAATGTTGAAACATATAG GGCTGCTATGATGGAATTTGAAATCAATATGGCAGAAATGCCCCTTGGGAAATTAAGCAAGGAAAATATCCAGAAAG GATTTGAAGCATTAACTGAGATACAGAATCTACTGGATGACACTGGCAATCAAGAACTGGCTCTTAGAGAGAGCTTGATTGTTGCTGCAAGCAATCGTTTCTTCACTCTTATTCCTTCTGTTCATCCACATATTATACGTGATAAGGATGacttgacaatgaaa GTGAAAATGCTTGAAGCTCTTCAGGATATTGAAATTGCTTCTAAACTAGTTGGTTTTGATGGTGACAATGATGAATCTCTTGATGATAAGTACAAAAAACTTCATTGTGACATCACCCCGCTAGCTCATGATAGTGAAGATTACAAGCTGGTTGAGAAATATCTCCTCAACACACATGCTCCTActcacaag GACTGGTCATTGGAATTAGAGGAAGTTTATGTGCTTGATCGAGATGGGGAAGGCAATAAGTACTCAAGATATAAAAATAATCTCCATAACAAGATGCTATTATGGCATG GTTCAAGGCTGACAAATTTTATTGGAATTCTTAGTCAAGGACTAAGGATAGCACCTCCTGAGGCTCCTGTGACAGGCTATATG TTTGGCAAAGGCCTGTACTTCGCAGATTTAGTAAGCAAGAGTGCACAGTATTGTTATGTGGATAGAAAAAATCCGACTGGCTTGATGCTTCTTTCTGAGGTTGCTCTAGGAGACATGCATGAACTGAAAAAAGCCACG CCAATGGACAAACCTCCAAGAGGAAAGCATTCGACCAAGGGCTTAGGAAAAACTGTGCCGCTAGAGTCAGAGTTTGTGAAATGGAGGGATGATGTCGTCGTGCCTTGTGGCAAGCCAGTGCCAGCATCTATCAGGGCATCTGAGCTTCTGTACAATGAGTATATAGTCTACGACACAGCCCAG GTGAAGATGCAGTTCTTGTTGAAGGTCAAATTCCGTCACAAGCGTTGA
- the LOC123187381 gene encoding poly [ADP-ribose] polymerase 1 isoform X1 yields the protein MAAAPPKAWKAEYAKSGRSSCKSCKSPIAKDALRLGKMVQATQFDGFMPMWNHAKCILNKKNQIKSVDDVEGIDALRWDDQEKIRNYAANSSTTSTATATASSTAAIPDKCAIEVAQSARSSCRRCSVKIAKGTVRVSSKLDGQGWYHVSCFLEMSPTASVEKFPGWETLSHDDRAAIIDVVKKGAASKQETTSKGSKRKIGDIDVRNSKAPNLDGSTSEGAVRSKGKLVVPCEPNSSSADLHQKLKEQSDTLWKLKDELKKHVSTAELRDMLEVNEQDPSGPERDLLERCADGMLFGALGTCPVCNSCLYYYGGHYQCNGHVSEWSKCTYMTTEPVRMKKKWKIPDEIKNDYLTKWFKSQKVKKPERVLPPMSPQKSVGQSPQQSLVGEALDKLRVCIVGQSKDTDEWKQKLKLAGAHFSPRVTKDINCVVSCGGLDNESAEVRKARRQKIPIVREDYLGECIRKNRVLPFDLYKVATTLEESSKGSTVTVKVKGRSAVHEASGLQDTGHILENGKSIYNTTLNISDMTQGVNSYYILQIIEEDDGSECYVFRKWGRVGSEKIGGKKLEEMSKTDAIREFKRLFLEKTGNPWEAWEQKTNFQKQPGRFYPLDIDYGVREAPKRKDMSKMKSSLAPQVLELMMMLFNVETYRAAMMEFEINMAEMPLGKLSKENIQKGFEALTEIQNLLDDTGNQELALRESLIVAASNRFFTLIPSVHPHIIRDKDDLTMKVKMLEALQDIEIASKLVGFDGDNDESLDDKYKKLHCDITPLAHDSEDYKLVEKYLLNTHAPTHKDWSLELEEVYVLDRDGEGNKYSRYKNNLHNKMLLWHGSRLTNFIGILSQGLRIAPPEAPVTGYMFGKGLYFADLVSKSAQYCYVDRKNPTGLMLLSEVALGDMHELKKATPMDKPPRGKHSTKGLGKTVPLESEFVKWRDDVVVPCGKPVPASIRASELLYNEYIVYDTAQVKMQFLLKVKFRHKR from the exons atggcggcggcgcCGCCCAAGGCCTGGAAGGCGGAGTACGCCAAGTCCGGGCGGTCCTCGTGCAAGTCCTGCAAGTCCCCCATTGCCAAGGACGCGCTCCGCCTCGGCAAGATGGTCCAGGCCACCCAGTTCGACGGCTTCATGCCC ATGTGGAACCATGCCAAATGCATCCTCAACAAGAAAAACCAGATAAAATC TGTTGATGATGTTGAAGGAATTGATGCACTTAGGTGGGATGACCAAGAGAAGATAAGAAACTATGCTGCAAATTCCTCGACTACTTCAACTGCAACTGCAACTGCAAGTTCCACAGCTGCTATTCCTGACAAATGTGCTATTGAGGTTGCTCAATCTGCCCGTTCTTCCTGTAGACGGTGCAGTGTAAAGATTGCAAAAGGCACT GTTCGTGTTTCATCTAAACTTGACGGTCAAGGTTGGTATCATGTTAGTTGTTTCTTGGAAATGTCCCCAACTGCAAGTGTTGAGAAATTCCCAGGTTGGGAGACCTTGTCGCACGATGATAGAGCAGCTATTATTGATGTTGTTAAGAAAGGTGCTGCCAGCAAAC AAGAAACAACTTCGAAGGGCTCCAAGCGCAAGATTGGTGACATTGATGTGCGTAACTCCAAAGCTCCGAACTTAGATGGAAGTACATCTGAAGGTGCTGTACGAAGCAAAGGAAAACTTGTTGTACCATGTGAGCCAAATTCTAGTTCTGCTGATCTGCACCAAAAGCTTAAAGAGCAGAGTGACACACTTTGGAAGTTAAAGGATGAACTCAAAAAGCATGTTTCAACTGCTGAGCTGAGGGATATGCTTGAAGTTAATGAGCAAGATCCATCTGGACCAGAGCGGGATCTATTGGAACGATG TGCTGATGGGATGCTGTTTGGAGCGCTGGGCACTTGCCCAGTCTGTAATAGCTGCCTATACTATTATGGTGGTCACTATCAGTGCAATGGCCATGTTTCAGAGTGGTCCAAATGTACCTACATGACAACAGAACCTGTACGCATGAAGAAAAAATGGAAAATTCCCGATGAAATAAAGAATGATTATCTTACAAAG TGGTTCAAGTCTCAAAAGGTTAAGAAACCAGAGCGAGTTCTTcccccaatgtcacctcagaaGTCTGTAGGTCAATCACCTCAGCAGTCTCTCGTCGGTGAAGCATTGGATAAATTGAGAGTTTGTATAGTAGGACAATCTAAAGATACT GATGAGTGGAAGCAGAAGCTTAAACTTGCTGGTGCCCACTTCAGTCCCAGGGTTACCAAAG ATATTAATTGTGTAGTTTCATGTGGCGGGCTTGATAACGAGAGTGCTGAAGTCAGGAAAGCTAG GAGGCAGAAGATACCAATCGTCAGAGAAGATTACCTTGGAGAATGCATTAGAAAAAACAGGGTGCTTCCATTTGATTTATACAAAGTAGCGACTACCTTGGAGGAGTCATCAAAAGGTAGCACGGTCACTGTTAAAGTTAAGGGCCGAAGTGCTGTTCATGAGGCCTCCGGTCTGCAAGATACGGGCCATATTCTGGAAAATGGCAAAAGCATTTACAATACAACCTTAAACATTTCTGACATGACACAAGGTGTTAACAG CTACTATATACTTCAGATCATCGAAGAGGATGATGGGAGTGAATGCTATGTATTTCGAAAGTGGGGACGAGTTGGCAGTGAAAAGATTGGTGGAAAGAAACTGGAGGAGATGTCAAAAACTGACGCAATACGTGAATTTAAAAGATTATTTCTGGAAAAGACTGGAAACCCCTGGGAAGCATGGGAACAAAAAACAAATTTTCAGAAGCAACCTGGGAGATTTTATCCACTTGACATT gATTACGGAGTAAGGGAAGCACCAAAACGGAAAGACATGAGCAAAATGAAAAGTTCACTTGCACCTCAGGTGCTGGAACTCATGATGATGCTTTTCAATGTTGAAACATATAG GGCTGCTATGATGGAATTTGAAATCAATATGGCAGAAATGCCCCTTGGGAAATTAAGCAAGGAAAATATCCAGAAAG GATTTGAAGCATTAACTGAGATACAGAATCTACTGGATGACACTGGCAATCAAGAACTGGCTCTTAGAGAGAGCTTGATTGTTGCTGCAAGCAATCGTTTCTTCACTCTTATTCCTTCTGTTCATCCACATATTATACGTGATAAGGATGacttgacaatgaaa GTGAAAATGCTTGAAGCTCTTCAGGATATTGAAATTGCTTCTAAACTAGTTGGTTTTGATGGTGACAATGATGAATCTCTTGATGATAAGTACAAAAAACTTCATTGTGACATCACCCCGCTAGCTCATGATAGTGAAGATTACAAGCTGGTTGAGAAATATCTCCTCAACACACATGCTCCTActcacaag GACTGGTCATTGGAATTAGAGGAAGTTTATGTGCTTGATCGAGATGGGGAAGGCAATAAGTACTCAAGATATAAAAATAATCTCCATAACAAGATGCTATTATGGCATG GTTCAAGGCTGACAAATTTTATTGGAATTCTTAGTCAAGGACTAAGGATAGCACCTCCTGAGGCTCCTGTGACAGGCTATATG TTTGGCAAAGGCCTGTACTTCGCAGATTTAGTAAGCAAGAGTGCACAGTATTGTTATGTGGATAGAAAAAATCCGACTGGCTTGATGCTTCTTTCTGAGGTTGCTCTAGGAGACATGCATGAACTGAAAAAAGCCACG CCAATGGACAAACCTCCAAGAGGAAAGCATTCGACCAAGGGCTTAGGAAAAACTGTGCCGCTAGAGTCAGAGTTTGTGAAATGGAGGGATGATGTCGTCGTGCCTTGTGGCAAGCCAGTGCCAGCATCTATCAGGGCATCTGAGCTTCTGTACAATGAGTATATAGTCTACGACACAGCCCAG GTGAAGATGCAGTTCTTGTTGAAGGTCAAATTCCGTCACAAGCGTTGA